The DNA sequence AACAACAGCGATACCCAGTCCAGCCATTACTTTTGGCAGTTCGTCTTTGCGCTTGTAGATACGCAGACCTGGACGGCTTACACGCTGAATGCTTTCTACCACAGCCTTGCCCTGGAAATACTTAAGAGTCAGTTCCAGTTCTGGCTTGGTGTCGCCTTCGATTTTAAATTCTTCGATATATCCTTCTTCCTTCAGCAGCTTGGCAATTGCCAATTTCAGCTTGGAGGAAGGCATGGTCACCGCAACTTTGTTTGCGGCTTGACCGTTACGGATACGGGTCAGCATATCCGCGATCGGATCTTGCATGCTCATCTGTATTTACTCCCGTGATTCAATTGGTAATTACCAGCTAGCCTTTTTCAAGCCAGGTACTTCACCGCGCATAGCGGCTTCACGCAACTTGATACGGCTCAACCCGAATTTGCCCACATAACCATGTGGACGGCCAGTTTGGCGGCAGCGGTTACGCTGACGAGACGGGCTTGAATCACGCGGCAGAGTTTGCAGCTTGAGAACAGCATTCCAACGTTCTTCGTCAGATGAGTTCACACTAGAGATGATAGCTT is a window from the Pantoea sp. CCBC3-3-1 genome containing:
- the rpsH gene encoding 30S ribosomal protein S8 encodes the protein MSMQDPIADMLTRIRNGQAANKVAVTMPSSKLKLAIAKLLKEEGYIEEFKIEGDTKPELELTLKYFQGKAVVESIQRVSRPGLRIYKRKDELPKVMAGLGIAVVSTSKGVMTDRAARQAGLGGEIICYVA
- the rpsN gene encoding 30S ribosomal protein S14, translating into MAKQSMKAREVVRVKLADKYRAKREELKAIISSVNSSDEERWNAVLKLQTLPRDSSPSRQRNRCRQTGRPHGYVGKFGLSRIKLREAAMRGEVPGLKKASW